A single genomic interval of Aerosakkonema funiforme FACHB-1375 harbors:
- a CDS encoding response regulator, which translates to MKEILVVDDSATMRRMVMASLRDLKNVNFKEANNGLEAIEQLVIAPVDLMILDLNMPDLHGLEVLQFVRSHQSYTSIPIIVLTTRGDESSRNAALAAGASRYLTKPFEPRSFALAAQELLNQNLCQL; encoded by the coding sequence ATGAAAGAGATTTTAGTTGTGGATGACTCAGCAACGATGCGACGCATGGTAATGGCATCGCTGCGAGATCTAAAAAATGTAAATTTTAAAGAAGCAAACAACGGTTTGGAAGCGATCGAACAGCTGGTAATCGCACCAGTCGATTTGATGATTCTAGATCTCAATATGCCGGATCTGCACGGATTGGAGGTGTTGCAGTTTGTCCGCTCTCATCAAAGCTACACTTCCATTCCCATTATCGTGTTGACGACTAGAGGCGACGAATCCAGTCGTAATGCCGCTCTTGCAGCTGGCGCGTCCCGTTATCTGACAAAACCGTTTGAACCTCGCTCGTTTGCGCTGGCGGCACAAGAGTTATTAAATCAGAATCTCTGTCAGTTGTGA
- a CDS encoding GAF domain-containing sensor histidine kinase: MHPQRECDIQAAPTHLITLGAEVAATLSKDGSLSEVLQICSEIIAHYLKTTNVCIWTFDQKSNTLTRVAFGGKDIYTASLPKTIFCQEDYLENLKARLLPCNFRNTPFSSRLYTLVVENNLVGAIILFGKEYFTEIEDIVLGWIANNIGLAMERFLAREKQQNRGETLLLKLASKLRHCLDFNSILEIAVKEVRDLLQIDRCHFLWYFPYCQNPRITITHEAQDSNLSSLLGDFSAERINTLFDKIRNLEIIRIDAVRESSLDLETQEMSIDLGITSLLLIPLKTHSGQFGAIACSHCNGSRYWSDSEVELLQAVCDQVALAIDQSEFYAQTRASALAAQAQAQQLTQALHKLQHTQSQLVQQEKMSSLGQMVAGIAHEINNPVNFINGNLIHAKEYIEDLLELLHLYQEHYPNPARQIQDKIEDIDLEFLLEDLPKLLSSMRIGADRIRLIVLSLRNFSRLDEAEMKPVDIHEGIDNTLMILESRLKGSGKNRSIKVIKDYGNLPKIECYAGQLNQVFMNVLANAIDALSEAEEKFQIQNMQIHIVTKMLDSDSLIIRIKDNGAGMTEEVKKRLFDPFFTTKPVGKGTGLGLSISYKIVVEKHGGTIECLSEPGKGSEFIIQIPVRAIASFN, translated from the coding sequence ATGCACCCTCAGCGAGAATGCGACATACAAGCTGCACCAACACACCTAATCACATTGGGAGCAGAAGTCGCCGCCACTTTGTCAAAGGACGGAAGTTTATCAGAAGTTCTCCAAATTTGCTCGGAGATAATCGCCCATTATCTGAAGACAACTAATGTATGTATTTGGACTTTTGACCAAAAAAGCAATACCCTGACAAGGGTGGCGTTTGGGGGAAAAGATATTTATACAGCCAGCTTGCCAAAGACGATTTTTTGCCAAGAGGATTACTTAGAAAATCTCAAAGCTCGATTATTACCTTGTAACTTCAGGAATACACCTTTTAGCAGCCGCTTATATACTCTAGTTGTCGAAAATAACCTGGTGGGAGCAATCATACTTTTTGGCAAGGAATATTTCACAGAAATAGAGGATATAGTATTAGGTTGGATTGCCAATAATATAGGCTTGGCAATGGAGAGATTTTTAGCGCGAGAAAAACAACAAAATCGCGGCGAAACTCTGCTGCTTAAGCTGGCAAGTAAACTGCGTCATTGTCTCGACTTTAACAGCATTTTAGAAATAGCTGTAAAGGAAGTACGCGACTTGTTGCAAATCGATAGATGTCATTTTTTATGGTATTTCCCCTATTGCCAAAACCCAAGAATAACTATCACTCACGAAGCACAAGACTCAAATTTATCCAGTCTGCTTGGTGATTTTTCGGCAGAACGTATTAATACCTTGTTTGACAAGATCCGGAATTTAGAAATAATTAGGATAGACGCAGTGAGGGAATCAAGTTTAGATCTTGAAACGCAAGAAATGTCGATCGATCTGGGTATTACCTCGCTACTGCTGATACCGCTCAAAACTCATTCCGGTCAGTTTGGGGCGATCGCCTGTAGCCATTGTAATGGTTCTCGTTATTGGAGCGACAGCGAAGTAGAACTGCTGCAAGCGGTGTGCGATCAAGTAGCGCTCGCGATCGATCAAAGCGAATTCTACGCCCAAACTCGCGCCAGCGCCTTAGCTGCACAAGCACAAGCTCAACAACTTACCCAGGCTTTACATAAATTACAGCACACCCAAAGTCAACTCGTCCAACAAGAAAAAATGTCCAGCTTGGGACAAATGGTAGCAGGAATTGCCCATGAAATTAATAACCCAGTCAATTTTATCAATGGCAATCTCATCCACGCTAAAGAGTATATTGAAGATTTGCTGGAATTATTGCATCTCTATCAGGAACACTATCCCAATCCCGCAAGGCAAATTCAAGATAAAATTGAAGATATTGACTTAGAATTTTTGCTTGAAGACCTGCCCAAACTATTGTCTTCAATGAGAATAGGTGCCGATCGCATTCGTCTAATTGTGTTGTCGCTACGAAATTTCTCTCGCCTTGACGAAGCAGAAATGAAGCCTGTGGATATTCACGAGGGAATTGATAATACCCTGATGATTTTAGAGAGCCGCTTAAAAGGCAGCGGTAAAAACCGCAGTATTAAAGTTATTAAAGACTACGGTAATCTGCCGAAGATCGAATGTTATGCGGGACAGCTAAATCAGGTATTTATGAACGTCCTTGCCAATGCGATCGATGCTTTGTCAGAAGCAGAGGAGAAATTCCAAATCCAAAATATGCAGATTCACATTGTCACAAAAATGCTTGACAGCGACAGCTTAATCATCCGAATAAAAGATAATGGTGCAGGAATGACGGAAGAAGTGAAAAAACGGTTGTTCGATCCGTTCTTTACGACAAAACCAGTCGGCAAAGGAACCGGACTGGGGTTATCGATTAGTTACAAAATTGTCGTAGAGAAGCATGGTGGCACGATCGAATGTTTGTCAGAACCGGGAAAAGGATCTGAGTTTATCATTCAAATACCAGTCAGAGCGATCGCATCGTTCAATTGA